A genomic stretch from Fusarium musae strain F31 chromosome 9, whole genome shotgun sequence includes:
- a CDS encoding hypothetical protein (CAZy:GH128~antiSMASH:Cluster_9.4): MATPTIENSISPRAAPFIPGGKKAGSAGGRAVPFWKDHLGWWYDWTPSPTSVPGVVSVSMLWGGGHDGQEDAKRFASFQQLTSTPQYLLGFNEPDCTGQDTSANLGVSDAVNLWNQMIVPHGNKGALLGSPAMCMQKDEKWLKQFKAAGLAKSWDFTAIHIYKPDMTGVQADIDYYWNTYKKPIWVTEFACVYDQNNFTPCSDQGQINQWIKDIVDLFEKNEHIMAYGYTDGGGLGQAWLPTKNNGQQLSESGQTYLNAISKYH, encoded by the coding sequence ATGGCAACCCCCACGATCGAGAACTCTATCAGCCCACGAGCAGCTCCTTTCATCCCTGGTGGAAAGAAAGCTGGTTCTGCGGGCGGCCGTGCCGTACCCTTCTGGAAGGACCACCTGGGCTGGTGGTACGACTGGACCCCGTCTCCGACATCAGTCCCCGGAGTCGTCAGTGTCTCAATGCTTTGGGGCGGCGGCCACGACGGACAAGAAGACGCCAAGCGCTTTGCTAGCTTCCAGCAACTCACGAGCACACCTCAGTATCTTCTTGGTTTCAATGAGCCAGATTGCACAGGCCAGGATACCTCAGCCAACTTGGGAGTTTCTGATGCCGTCAATCTATGGAATCAGATGATTGTTCCCCACGGCAACAAAGGCGCTCTCCTCGGTAGTCCCGCGATGTGTATGCAGAAAGATGAAAAGTGGCTCAAACAGTTCAAGGCCGCGGGTCTCGCCAAGTCCTGGGACTTCACCGCCATACATATCTACAAACCCGACATGACTGGTGTTCAGGCGGATATCGACTATTATTGGAACACATACAAAAAGCCCATCTGGGTCACTGAATTCGCATGTGTCTATGATCAGAACAACTTCACTCCATGTTCAGATCAAGGCCAGATCAACCAGTGGATCAAGGATATCGTTGACCtgtttgagaagaatgagcaCATCATGGCTTATGGTTACACTGACGGTGGTGGTCTCGGTCAGGCCTGGTTGCCGACTAAGAATAATGGCCAACAGCTTTCTGAGTCCGGGCAGACATATTTGAATGCTATCAGTAAATACCACTGA
- a CDS encoding hypothetical protein (EggNog:ENOG41~SMCOG1137:Major facilitator superfamily MFS 1~antiSMASH:Cluster_9.4), producing MAADTSDSVCPTLRDEPLSDEKPNDDAASTPSQGDEENQDCTTDDPGEPPDGGLQAWLQVVTGHLVAFNSWGYLISFGIFQPYYESEFSLPPSTISWIGSLEVCLIFFIGTFSGRAFDAGYYRTALAVGLFLQILAIFMTSIASSYWQVLLAQGICQGLGNGIIFAPTIANMSTYFTSKKTIAISAGACGAGTGGIVFPLIAQQLLPKIGFRWTVRVMGLVVAVSSMIIMIIAKTRLKARKAGPLVEWAAFKEPAYVLFAAAMFFTLWPTWISYNYVSLVSFDICGKC from the coding sequence ATGGCTGCCGACACTTCAGATAGCGTCTGTCCCACGCTCCGCGATGAACCCCTCTCGGATGAAAAGCCCAATGATGACGCtgcttcaacaccaagccaaggcgatgaagagaaccAGGATTGCACGACAGACGACCCGGGTGAACCTCCAGACGGCGGCTTACAAGCCTGGCTGCAAGTCGTAACAGGGCATCTCGTCGCGTTCAACTCATGGGGCTACCTCATCAGCTTCGGCATCTTCCAGCCCTATTACGAATCCGAATTCTCCCTCCCGCCATCAACGATCTCTTGGATCGGCAGCTTAGAAGTCTGTCTCATTTTCTTCATCGGCACATTCTCCGGCCGAGCTTTCGACGCAGGATACTACCGTACTGCCCTCGCAGTcggcctcttcctccaaaTATTAGCCATCTTCATGACCAGCATCGCATCATCGTACTGGCAAGTCCTTCTCGCCCAAGGAATCTGCCAAGGCTTAGGGAACGGAATCATCTTCGCACCGACGATAGCAAACATGTCGACGTATTTTACTAGTAAAAAGACTATCGCTATATCTGCTGGTGCATGCGGCGCTGGCACGGGAGGAATTGTGTTTCCGCTGATTGCGCAGCAACTTCTCCCCAAGATCGGGTTTCGCTGGACTGTGAGAGTCATGGGATTGGTAGTTGCTGTGTCGTCGATGATTATAATGATCATTGCGAAAACGAGGCTCAAGGCGAGAAAGGCTGGGCCGCTTGTTGAATGGGCTGCGTTCAAGGAGCCAGCGTATGTCCTCTTTGCGGCGGCAATGTTCTTTACCTTGTGGCCGACCTGGATCTCCTACAACTATGTGAGTCTTGTCTCATTTGACATCTGTGGCAAGTGCTGa